From the genome of Clavibacter nebraskensis NCPPB 2581:
CCGACGTTGGAAGTCCAGTGCCGTCGTGATTGACCCCGAGGACCACCGAGCTGATCGAAGCCGTGCGCTCGCGTCGTCGAGCATCGTCGTCGCGTTCTTCCTCTTCTCGCAGCTTGTGATCGTGCCCGTGCTCGACGGCCGTTCCCCTGCCTCGCAAGCCGTGCCCGCGAGCGTGGTGGCCGTGCTCATGTTCGTCGTCACGTACCTGGTCTCCGCGACCTTCCAGAAGCGCCGCCGGCGCAGAAGTCGCGACTAGGGCGGAGGACGGCGCCCCTCTCGCAGCGCGCGGGAGGGGCGTCGTCATGCGTGGGCCGTGGATCAGGCGGCGGGCGACCACCCGAGGGCTGGGCCGAGGCGCTCCGCGATGTCGGTGAGGATCTGCTCGAGGTCGGCCTCGCCGAACGTGAACGGCAGCGCGAACGCGACCTCGTCGACCGCCTGGAACCCGGCGTCGGCGTGCAGGGTCGCGGCGATCTGCTCGGACGTGCCCACGAGGTCCGCCGCGAAGAGCATCTTCCGGGGCCCCATCGGCACGCCGACGCGATACGCCCGGGAGGCCGCGTACGCCTCGTAGCGGGCGACCTGCTCGGGCGTCGCGCGGTCGGTGGGGATCACGACGAGGCCCTGCGAGACGCGGGCCTCGGCGCCGCGCGGGTGGGCGGCGCGGTAGGCGTCGATCTGCGCGCGCTGGTTCGCGGCGAAGTCGTCGCCGATCTCGCCCTGGATCACGCTGGAGGTGAGCAGGTGGAAGCCGTTCTCCGCGGCCCACACCGCGGAGCGCGTGCTGCCCGCGCCGTACCAGAGCCGGTCGACGAGGCCCGCAGCGTGCGGCTGCACGGTGGACGCGAACTCCTCCTGGCCCTCGCGCCCCGCGCGGTCGTTCACGGCGTCGCCGCGCACGTAGTCGCGGAAGCGGAGGAGCCGCTCGTAGCCGAGGTCCTCCTGCTCGAGGGTGTCGGGGTAGATGGCGTCGCGGTACCGGTCGAACGACATGGGCGCGCCGGCGCTGAAGCCGGGCTGCAGGCGGCCGCCGGTGAGGAGGTCCACCGTGGCGAGGTCCTCGGCGAGGCGGAACGGGTTCTCGGCGCCGATGGGCGTGACGGCGGTCCCGAGCTGGATGCGGCTGGTGCACTGCGAGGCCGCGGCCATCACGGCGACGGGGGAGGAGATCCCGTGCTGGAGGTGGCGGTGCCGCAGCCACGCGCTGTCGAAGCCGAGCTCCTCGCCGCGCTCGATGACGCGGAGCGTGGTCTCGTGGCCGGCCGCGGGATCCGCCGGGTCGAAGGTGCCGATCGTGAGGAAGCCGAGGCGCGTGAGCGGGGTACCGGGGACGGGCATGGATCGAGGGTAGGCGACCCGGGCGGGTCAGGTCGTCGCGGGTGACCAGCCGAGCGCGGGGCCGAGGCGCTCCGCGACGTCGGTGAGGATCCGCGCGCGGTCGCCCGCGGGCAGCCCGGCCGGGAGCGCGATCGCGAGCTCGTCGGCGGCCTGGACGGCGGGATCCGCGAGGAGCGCGGCGGCGAGCTCGTCGGACGGGCCCACGAGGTCCGGCGCGCGGACCATGCTCGACGCGGCCCGCGGATCCTCCGACTGGTCGGCCCGCGCGGCCCGCGCGGTCCGCTCGGTGCGCGCGGCCGCGTACCTGGCCCGCTGCTCGGCCGTGGCGCCATCGGTGGGCACCACGACGAGGGCGAGCGTGACGTGCGCGGCGGCTGAGTCGGGGTGCGCGGCGCGGTAGGCGTCGATGAGGTCCCGCTGGTCCTGCGCGAAGCCGCGGCCGCGGGATCCGCGCTCGGTCACGTCGGACGCGAGCAGGCGGAAGCTGTGCGCGCCCGCCCACGAGGCCGTGCGGAGCGTCGCCGCGCCGTAGCCCAGCCGGTCGGCGAGCCCGGCCGAGGCCGGCTGCACGGTGGAGGTGAGGGCCTCGTCGTCGTCGCGCTCGTCGTCGCGGTCCTCCGCGCCCGGCACCGGCCCGCCGCGGAGCAGGTCGCGGAAGCGGAGCAGGCGCTCGCGGCCCGGCTCCTCGTGCTCCGCCGTCGTCGGGTGGATCGCCCGGTCGACGGCCGCGACGCGCGTCGGGTTGCCGACGGAGAGGCCGGGGCGGAGGCGTTCGCGGGAGAGGAGGTCGACGGTCGCGAGGTCCTCCGCGAGGCGGAGCGGGTTCTCGGCGCGGACGGGGATCGAGGCGGTGCCGAGCCCGATGCGGCGGGTGCGCTGCGACGCCGCGGCGAGCATCGCGACGGGGGAGGAGACCGCGTGCCGGAGGTGATCGGGCCGGAGCCACGCGGTGTCGAGGCCGAGCGCGTCGCCGAGCTCGACGAGCCGGAGCACGTCCTCGAGGCCGGTCGCGGGGTCGGCGGGGTCGAACGGGCCGGTGGTGAGGAAGCCGAGGCGCGTCGGCGCGGATCCGGGTGCGGGCATGGCACGAGGGTAGGCGGTGCGGATCCGGGCCGGCTCAGGGGGTGAGCACGATCGACCCCGTCGTGCGCCGGGCCTCGAGGTCCTCGTGGGCGCGGGCCGCGTCGGCGAGCGGGTACGTGGCGCCGACGCGCACGTCGAGGGATCCGTCGAGGAGCCCTGCGAACAGCTCACCCGCGCGCCACCGCCGCTCCTCCGCGTCGAGCAGGAAGTGGGCGAGCGTGGGGCGCGAGACGGAGAGGGATCCGCCGGAGTTGAGCCGCTGCAGGTCGAACGGCGGCACCTGCCCGCTCGCGCCGCCGAAGAGCACGAGCGTGCCGCGGATGCGCAGGGACGCGAGCGAGCCGTCGAACGTGTCGCGGCCCACGCCGTCGTAGACCACGTCGACGCCGCGGCCGCCCGTCAGCTCGCGGACCCGCACGGGCACGTCGTCGTAGCCGAGCACATGGGCGGCGCCGGCCGCACGCGAGAGGGCGGCCTTCTCGTCGTTCGACACCGTGGTGATCACCTCGACCCCGCGATCCACGAGCAGCTGCGTGAGCAGGAGCCCCACGCCGCCGGCGCCCGCGTGCACGAGCGCGCGATCCCCGGGGCCGGCCGGGTACGAGCTCGTGGCGAGGTAGTGCGCGGTGAGGCCCTGGAGCGGGAGCGCGGCGGCGGTCTCCATCGCGACGCCGTCGGGCACGGGCAGCAGCGTCTCCGCGCGGACGAGCGCGTGCTGCGCGTACGTGCCCTCGGCCTCCGCGGTGGCGACGCGGTCGCCCACGTGCACGCCGCTCACGCCGTCGCCGAGCGCCTCGATGACGCCCGCCGCCTCGGACCCCGGCACGTACGGGTGCGCCATCGGGTACACGCCGCTGCGCCGGTACGTGTCGATGAAGTTGACGCCCGCGGCGTGCACGCGGATCCGCACCTCGCCGGGCCCCGGATCCGGCACCGGTCCGTCCGTCAGTGCCATGACCTCGGGCCCGCCGGGCCCCTCCACCTCGATGCGCGCGCTCATGGGTCCAGCCTGCCGCGTCGGCGGGCGGCGGTCACGCGTCGCGCGGCGATCGGTCCCCCTCGTCAGGCTCCTGCTCCTCGTGACGCGCCCGCTGCGCCTCGCGCTCGGCGATCTTCCGGCGGTACCCGTCCATCGCCCGCTCATCCAGCCGATGACGGACATCCGCGACGTCCGGCGCGAAGGTCTCCTTTGTGAGCTCCCGGAACGCGACCCACTTCTCGTGGAACTCGGCGTCGGTGTCGCCGGGGCGCCAGGCGCGGGACCACGCGAGCTCGACCGCCTCCACGACCGTCATGGCACTCGCCAGGGCCAGGGAGGCCGGACCTGGCAGGAGGACGCCGGCCAGAGCGAAGGCACTGATCGCACCCGCGAGCCATGGCGCGAGGGCGAAGCCCCACCCGCCTGGGACCGAGCTGCGACGCCTGAGGACGAATGGCCGCTCAGTGGCGACCGTCACGCAGATGTTGACGGCGGTCAGCAGGATGGTGCCGCCGATGATCGCGGAGAGGGCGGGGTTGGCGAAGCCGAGGATCCGAGTCGACGCGAAGCAGATCAGGACCACCAGAGGCATCTTCAGGAAGGCGACGGAGATGTGCCCGGCGACCGGCGCCC
Proteins encoded in this window:
- a CDS encoding LLM class flavin-dependent oxidoreductase encodes the protein MPVPGTPLTRLGFLTIGTFDPADPAAGHETTLRVIERGEELGFDSAWLRHRHLQHGISSPVAVMAAASQCTSRIQLGTAVTPIGAENPFRLAEDLATVDLLTGGRLQPGFSAGAPMSFDRYRDAIYPDTLEQEDLGYERLLRFRDYVRGDAVNDRAGREGQEEFASTVQPHAAGLVDRLWYGAGSTRSAVWAAENGFHLLTSSVIQGEIGDDFAANQRAQIDAYRAAHPRGAEARVSQGLVVIPTDRATPEQVARYEAYAASRAYRVGVPMGPRKMLFAADLVGTSEQIAATLHADAGFQAVDEVAFALPFTFGEADLEQILTDIAERLGPALGWSPAA
- a CDS encoding LLM class flavin-dependent oxidoreductase; this encodes MPAPGSAPTRLGFLTTGPFDPADPATGLEDVLRLVELGDALGLDTAWLRPDHLRHAVSSPVAMLAAASQRTRRIGLGTASIPVRAENPLRLAEDLATVDLLSRERLRPGLSVGNPTRVAAVDRAIHPTTAEHEEPGRERLLRFRDLLRGGPVPGAEDRDDERDDDEALTSTVQPASAGLADRLGYGAATLRTASWAGAHSFRLLASDVTERGSRGRGFAQDQRDLIDAYRAAHPDSAAAHVTLALVVVPTDGATAEQRARYAAARTERTARAARADQSEDPRAASSMVRAPDLVGPSDELAAALLADPAVQAADELAIALPAGLPAGDRARILTDVAERLGPALGWSPATT
- a CDS encoding quinone oxidoreductase family protein, producing the protein MSARIEVEGPGGPEVMALTDGPVPDPGPGEVRIRVHAAGVNFIDTYRRSGVYPMAHPYVPGSEAAGVIEALGDGVSGVHVGDRVATAEAEGTYAQHALVRAETLLPVPDGVAMETAAALPLQGLTAHYLATSSYPAGPGDRALVHAGAGGVGLLLTQLLVDRGVEVITTVSNDEKAALSRAAGAAHVLGYDDVPVRVRELTGGRGVDVVYDGVGRDTFDGSLASLRIRGTLVLFGGASGQVPPFDLQRLNSGGSLSVSRPTLAHFLLDAEERRWRAGELFAGLLDGSLDVRVGATYPLADAARAHEDLEARRTTGSIVLTP